A genomic region of Elusimicrobiota bacterium contains the following coding sequences:
- a CDS encoding HEPN domain-containing protein, whose product MGLIEKSKENIEIAEKYLKNNKFFNIIANRAYYATVQMAKNYLCNKNVVKPHGSLRHGEIKPKIKSCIVNQNVANKITFNLATLKPLDNLGVMYNLRWTADYSARDISAQQAKDCLDYAKDIIDFIEKSN is encoded by the coding sequence ATGGGGTTAATAGAAAAATCAAAAGAAAATATAGAAATTGCTGAAAAATATTTAAAGAATAATAAATTCTTTAATATTATTGCAAACAGAGCTTATTATGCAACTGTTCAAATGGCAAAAAATTACTTATGCAATAAAAATGTCGTTAAACCGCATGGTAGCTTGCGTCATGGAGAAATAAAACCCAAGATAAAGTCGTGTATTGTTAACCAAAATGTGGCAAATAAAATAACATTTAATTTAGCTACATTGAAACCACTTGATAATTTAGGTGTTATGTATAATTTGAGATGGACTGCTGATTATAGCGCAAGAGATATATCGGCACAACAAGCAAAAGATTGTTTGGATTATGCCAAAGATATAATTGATTTCATTGAGAAAAGTAATTGA